TTTTGACAATTTAAATAAAGACATTTTTCATTGGTATGATCATCAAAAATGCACAATGGCAGCTTTACTGGATATCTGCTGCTCCTCGTCACATCCACTTAAACATTAATAACCAAATACCTTGAGCTGCGGTTGATATATTGCCAAGCCCCTTTACATCAGGCATTACGACGCAATAAAGCTAACACTTCAAAATGGTCGGTATGGGGAAACATATCAAACAGCTGCACCCGTTGCAGACAATACCCGTCGATCGCGGCCAAATCCTGTGCAAGTGTTTGCGGGTTACAACTAGAATACAGAATATAAGCGGGTGCAAAGTCACTAAGTTGCTGACATAAGGCGTTGCCAATCCCCCGCCGTGGCGGATTAACAATAATGACATCTGGCACCTCAGTGGCATTTTTTCCCGCCGCAAAATCGGTGGAGTCCAGAGCCTGAAAGTTCACATTTTCCAGCCCCAGTTGCTGAGCTGACAAACGGGCACAGGCGATTGCTTCAGCCTCAATTTCGATACCGGTTAGTTGGATGTCACCATTGGCACAATGCAAGCCAAAACCACCCACGCCACAAAACAGATCCCACACCGACGAGGGTGCTATCGGCCGCAACCATTCTCTCGCCGATTGATAAAGCTGTGCCGCAACAACGGGATTGGTCTGAAAGAAGCTTTTAGGGCGAATATACAGTGGCACCTCATTAAACACCTCACGCAGACGCGGTTCCCCGGCAAGCCAGATTTCTTCTTCCCCTTCCAAACGCGCCATGTGCACCGGCTGCAGGTTAACCGTCACCACTTTTATTGAGGGAAATGCCTGTAATAATCCCGGCAACTGTCGTTCAATCCGCGGGATAGCCTCAGATGAGCGCAAGACAAAACGTAACATGAATTCACCGCTCACCTGCGCCCGGGTCAGCAAGATAAACTTCAATTCTCCGCGAGCTTTATCGATTCGATAAGGCGGAATGCCTGCTTGCTGGACAAACTGCTGCAACTGCTGAAGCAACTGCTGCATATCGGTAGGATATAGCGGGCAATCACACAAACTGACCGGTTCACCATCCGGTCCAGGGATGCCCAATATCGGTTGATGGGCAGCCCCAAGCACCACCATTTTAGCCTTGTTACGGAAACCGGTTTGCGGCCCGCTGACAGGAGGTAGCCACTCATGAGCGGCAAACGGTGCCAACAGCTGTTGTAACAACGACTGTTTGGCAGCTAATTGTTCTGTTAGCGGTTGTTGAATATGACGGCAAGATTGACAACTGCCGGCAGCAAAATGATGACAAATCACGACACATTCCGAGACTGAAAATTAAGAGTGAGCTTGAGGGCTCTCCGGGCTGGCACACTTTAGCGGTTTTGACGTGAAAAATCACCTCAGGATAAGGGAGTCAACATCCGCAATAGCGGTCCGTTCGCCCAAGTGCTCCGCGATATGTATCAGCACCTGCGCGGCAGTGCTACGGAAAGTCGTGAGCTTGCCGCCATAGAGTGACAAAATATGCGGATGTGATGGCTGAGACAGTAACTGCACTTCACGCGTACGGGAAAAAGCACTGCTACTTCCCGCCGGTAATACGCGCATACCGCTGTAGCTGCCCACGATCTTTTGTTCCAACGACGCTACCGTTCCCGCTAACGGAAAGTAGTGTTGGTAGATCCCCAACAGATAATAGGTTTCTTCTTGGGTTAACTGCGGCTGAGGTGAATCGCAGTGGGTTTCTGTGGTGCCTAACAGCGTCTGGCCGTTCCAAGGCATGACAAACACCACCCGCTCGTCAAAACAGGACTCCAGATACAATATTCCTGGCGGTGCCGGAATATCTAATAGCAGATGACTGCCCTGCACCCATTCGATCGCCGGAAATGCCAGGGGGGGGTGAACGTTTGAGAGGATCTCATTCACCCAGGCACCGGCAGTGTTAATCAACATATGACAGTAAAGCTGATGTCGCTGTCCTTGCTGATGGTAATGCACGGTACATCCTTTGGCGTCATGCTGGATGTCGACACATTCGGCCTTTTGCAACACCTCAGCACCGAGCGCTATCGCACTATTCACAACGGCTTCAGTGAGTTTTTTGTCGTCAGTTTGCGCGTCCCAATATTGGAACAAGTGCGTCATGCCTGCCAATTTTAGGCCCGGGAATTGTGCCCATTCTGATGCGGCTATTGACTGAAAACGCCCCAGCGGATCGGGCTGACTCAACAACCCGTAAAGGCTTAATCCCGCACGAATCGTCAGTGCCCCACGACGGCTGTCCCGATACACCGGGATGTAGAATTTAACTGGATGGACTAATGATGGCGCTAACTGCAACAACTCTCGGCGAGCTTTAAGTGCTTCATAAACGAGGTGGATCTGTCCGGTTTCCAGATAACGCAGGCCCCCATGGATAAGCTTGCTGGACTGTGAGGAGGTACCACTGGCAATCGCAGATTTTTCCAGCAGGACAACCGAATATCCGGCCGCTGCGGCACGCTGCGCAATGCCAGCGCCATTGATACCGGCACCAATGATCACAAGATCGACGGCTTTCATCGCAGTTATTCCGACAGTTGCGACCAGAGGCGATCGCATAACTGTTTGAGATCAGTGAACTGTTCCGGCGCTAGTCCCGTGCGGCAAAACATCTGTAACGGGATATTCATCGCCAATTCTCGCAATGCCCGGCCAGCCTCAGTCAACGCCAACACGCGCATCCGCTCATCCTGTTGGCTGCGGCCTCGGCAAACCAACCCTTTAGCTTCCAGGCGTTTAAGCAATGGCGTCAACGTGCCAGAATCCAGATGGAGCTGCTCCCCCAACAGTTTTACACTGATCCCATTATTTTCCCACAGCACCATCATTACCAGATATTGCGGGTATGTCAGTTGCAGTTGCTCCAGGTAAGGACGATAAGCCCGCACCATAGCGTTGGCGGCTCGGTACAAAGAGAAACAGATTTGGTTCTCCAGACAGAGTGGATTTTCCGGCAATTTGTCACTCACAATCCAAGCGCTCCCGAATTGACATCGAATTGTACACAATATACTTGTATCCGCCGCAAATATCGATCCCGCCACAAAAGCCTCGCCAAATCGGTCTAATGCTTTACTGACAATACCTTATCTGCGTTGCCAATTTTTGTTTGCAATAAAATGGAATTGTAGCGGCAGCTAACGGTCAAAATTTTGACCTATCAGTCACTGTCGCCGGGAAGCCGGCAACCTCGATAAAGTGCCAAAATATTGTCTAACACACTGTTTTTTAATATAAATATTCACATTTATCGCTGTTAAACAATTGTCTTTGGTAGTCAGATGCGATAATGTAAAACACCGTAAATAGTTCTGGCCATCCACAGGGAGGGGATAATGCGTAGTTGGGTTCTAAGTACTGTTATCGGCTGTTTTGTGTCTGGCTCAGTGATGGCTAGCTGCAACGATGAACAAAAACTTGGTCAGGTAACCTATGCCAACAACAGTTCTTTTTTTTCAGCCAAAGACTCCAAAGGACTGGATCATATTAAAAAAATTGTTAGCAATAAGCAGGACGGCTACCTATTGTTGGAATTTAATCTATTCCCGTCTCCCGGTGATAAAAAGCAGCAACAATATAATTTATGGTTGGCCAATCGTCGTATCGATCGGGTCAAAAGTTACCTGTCGGTCGCCAATCTGCCGTTACCCATCATTACTCGAATCCGTACTGCTGCACCGGAAGAACAGCGGAATGTAGACATTCTGTGGTGTCCGACATCCACCATGGCAGACAATAGCAACGCAAAGAAACAATAAGTCACGGCCTCAAGTTTTCTGCTGCTTGCTGTCATGACTGCGCCAGTGCCGTCAGCATCTGCGCCTTATCTGCCGCCGTTAATATATCCGTCGAAAGATTTCTGAACTATACCTGAGCGCTTTGGTATTGAGGTTCATTTCAGCGGATATCGTTGTGCAATGCGAGTTAGCCGAATGAGCGCTATGTAGCAGACTAAATATCAACACCCTAAAAATTAACGACTTCTCAAGTATCTCACTTTGACGACTTTTTGGATGCGGATAACAGATTTACCGCACCGTCGTTAAGTCTGCAGCGCAGCTGTTGTACATTGAATATTGACAAGTTTTACCCTGGATGGGTGAAGCAGATCCTTCAATATCTTTATCATATGAGCAGGTATTTTATGTTCAGAACACTGCTGGTTTGCCTGTTGCTGAGTTTTGGTCTGGTACTAAATAACGCAGCCGCCACGGAAAATACTATTGAATGGCACAAAGTTGATGCGCAGGGACAGCTTAAAATTCCGCTGTATTTTGTTTGGTCGAAAACCTGTCCTCATTGTAAAGAGGCTCATCCCTTTATCGATTCTCTGCCTAAAAAATATCCCTGGATTGAACTACATACCTACATGGTAGGTGACAGTGGCACGCAGGAGATGTGGCAGCAATTAGCTGACGCCACCAAGACACAGGCCCGCTCCGTGCCATTTATGGCCGTCTGTGGCAAAACCGTTATCGGTTATTCCAGTCGCGAAGTCACCGGTGAATTTTTACTGAATCGTCTTAAAACCTGCTACCTGGAACAGGGTGGCACCTTAGCTGCCGATGAAATGCCGGATGAAAATGCGGCAACCGCACCAGCAGTAACTGCTGATAGCGACTCGCCGTTTGCAACATGTGGCAGTGATGCTGGTAATGGCGCATGTGATACTGCTACCCCTGTCGCGACCTCAGATATTCAGCCGGTGGAATTACCGCTGTTAGGAGTTGTGACGCCCGATACCATGTCTATGCCCATTCTGACACTGGTGCTGGCCGGGGTGGACGCGTTTAACCCATGTGCTTTCTTCGTGCTGCTGTTTTTACTGTCCATCATGGTAAACGCCAAGAGCCGCGGTCGGATGTTACTGGTCGGCGGCATCTTTGTATTTTTCTCCGGTTTTATCTATCTGCTGTTCATGAGCGCCTGGCTTAATGTCTTTGAATTGTTAGGAGCCAGCGATGGCAGCATGATTATTCTGGTAGCCGGTTTGCTGGCACTGGTGGCGGGCTCGATCAACGTGAAGGAGTATTTCTTCACTAAGGGCGAAGTGAGTCTGTCAATGACGGCCGAAAACCGCACCAGTCTGATCAAACGCATGGGCAAACTCTCCAGTGCCTCCAGTCTGACGACCATGATTATCGGCACCACAATCCTGGCAATTCTGGCCAATGCCTATGAACTCTTGTGCACGGCTGGATTTCCAATGATTTATACCAGTGTGCTGTCGATGCATAAGTTCCCGACCATGGAACGCTACATGTATCTGGTATTCTACAACGTGGTGTATGTCATCCCGCTGATTGCCATTGTGGTTGCCTTCAGTATGACGCTGGGCAAACGCAAGTTGACCGAGAAAGAAGGTCAGACACTGAAACTGATGTCAGGCATTATGATGCTGGGATTGGGCGGTACGCTGGCAGTTGACCCCACAGCACTGCAGAGTGTCACAGTAGCGATTAGCTTAATCCTCGGTGCAATTGTCGTCACCGCGATTATTGTCACAGCACGCAAACTGCGCGAGCGACGCCATAAAACCAAAATGGCCTGATATGCGTAAATAAACCCGGCACCATGCCGGGTTTGTTTATTGGGATAATGGCATTAAAGTTAATGTATCTTCTGATAACAATAGGAGCCCATCATGGCCGTTAATCTCAATGTGCAACCGACTGCGATAGGAAATGTGCAGACAGCGGTTGCCGTAAAAGTGGCTCAACTGTCCAAGCAGCAGATGCAAGCTGAAGGCAATATAGCCTTGCAACTCATCAATGCCACAACTCCGGCCGATCAGGCTGATGCTCCAGCAACTGCGGGTAACCTTGGTACGATTATCAATACCACAGCCTGAGGTCAGAAGATGCCGACTGGGTACACATATCTATGGTGTGATTGGCAATAAAAAACCGGCATAGCCGGTTTTTTATTGGAATTAGCACCTGCAATTAAGCCGCTTTTTCATCACTTGACTGACGGATCAAATAATCAAAGGCACTCAATGCGGCAGTCGCGCCGGTTCCCATGGAAATGATGATCTGCTTGTAGGGCACTGTAGTTGCGTCACCTGCGGCAAATACACCTGGCATAGAGGTAGCGCCCTTGGTGTCGACAATCACTTCACCGAAGCGGGTCAGTTCAATCTCACTTTCTTTTAGGAACCCAGTATTGGGTACCAGACCAATCTGCACAAAGATACCCGCCAAAGCCAGCTGCTTCTGTTCACCACTGTTGCGATCTTTGTAAGCCAAACCGGTCACCTTACTGCCATCCCCAATAACTTCGGTGGTCTGGGCACTGGTGATGATATCGACATTACGCAGTGATTTGGCTTTTTTCACCAGCACATCATCGGCCCGCAGCGTGTCAGCGAATTCCAGTACAGTGACATGTTCCACAATACCGGCCAGGTCGATAGCAGCTTCGATGCCGGAGTTACCGCCACCAATCACGGCGACTTTTTTACCTTTGAAAAACGGGCCGTCACAATGCGGACAGTAAGCCACACCCTTAGTGCGATATTCAGCTTCACCCGGTACGCCCAATTCACGCCAGCGCGCACCT
This portion of the Shewanella yunxiaonensis genome encodes:
- the rlmC gene encoding 23S rRNA (uracil(747)-C(5))-methyltransferase RlmC encodes the protein MICHHFAAGSCQSCRHIQQPLTEQLAAKQSLLQQLLAPFAAHEWLPPVSGPQTGFRNKAKMVVLGAAHQPILGIPGPDGEPVSLCDCPLYPTDMQQLLQQLQQFVQQAGIPPYRIDKARGELKFILLTRAQVSGEFMLRFVLRSSEAIPRIERQLPGLLQAFPSIKVVTVNLQPVHMARLEGEEEIWLAGEPRLREVFNEVPLYIRPKSFFQTNPVVAAQLYQSAREWLRPIAPSSVWDLFCGVGGFGLHCANGDIQLTGIEIEAEAIACARLSAQQLGLENVNFQALDSTDFAAGKNATEVPDVIIVNPPRRGIGNALCQQLSDFAPAYILYSSCNPQTLAQDLAAIDGYCLQRVQLFDMFPHTDHFEVLALLRRNA
- a CDS encoding glycerol-3-phosphate dehydrogenase/oxidase, which translates into the protein MKAVDLVIIGAGINGAGIAQRAAAAGYSVVLLEKSAIASGTSSQSSKLIHGGLRYLETGQIHLVYEALKARRELLQLAPSLVHPVKFYIPVYRDSRRGALTIRAGLSLYGLLSQPDPLGRFQSIAASEWAQFPGLKLAGMTHLFQYWDAQTDDKKLTEAVVNSAIALGAEVLQKAECVDIQHDAKGCTVHYHQQGQRHQLYCHMLINTAGAWVNEILSNVHPPLAFPAIEWVQGSHLLLDIPAPPGILYLESCFDERVVFVMPWNGQTLLGTTETHCDSPQPQLTQEETYYLLGIYQHYFPLAGTVASLEQKIVGSYSGMRVLPAGSSSAFSRTREVQLLSQPSHPHILSLYGGKLTTFRSTAAQVLIHIAEHLGERTAIADVDSLILR
- a CDS encoding MarR family winged helix-turn-helix transcriptional regulator, with amino-acid sequence MSDKLPENPLCLENQICFSLYRAANAMVRAYRPYLEQLQLTYPQYLVMMVLWENNGISVKLLGEQLHLDSGTLTPLLKRLEAKGLVCRGRSQQDERMRVLALTEAGRALRELAMNIPLQMFCRTGLAPEQFTDLKQLCDRLWSQLSE
- a CDS encoding thioredoxin domain-containing protein, whose product is MFRTLLVCLLLSFGLVLNNAAATENTIEWHKVDAQGQLKIPLYFVWSKTCPHCKEAHPFIDSLPKKYPWIELHTYMVGDSGTQEMWQQLADATKTQARSVPFMAVCGKTVIGYSSREVTGEFLLNRLKTCYLEQGGTLAADEMPDENAATAPAVTADSDSPFATCGSDAGNGACDTATPVATSDIQPVELPLLGVVTPDTMSMPILTLVLAGVDAFNPCAFFVLLFLLSIMVNAKSRGRMLLVGGIFVFFSGFIYLLFMSAWLNVFELLGASDGSMIILVAGLLALVAGSINVKEYFFTKGEVSLSMTAENRTSLIKRMGKLSSASSLTTMIIGTTILAILANAYELLCTAGFPMIYTSVLSMHKFPTMERYMYLVFYNVVYVIPLIAIVVAFSMTLGKRKLTEKEGQTLKLMSGIMMLGLGGTLAVDPTALQSVTVAISLILGAIVVTAIIVTARKLRERRHKTKMA
- a CDS encoding cytoplasmic protein gives rise to the protein MAVNLNVQPTAIGNVQTAVAVKVAQLSKQQMQAEGNIALQLINATTPADQADAPATAGNLGTIINTTA